A window of the Diabrotica undecimpunctata isolate CICGRU chromosome 1, icDiaUnde3, whole genome shotgun sequence genome harbors these coding sequences:
- the LOC140439769 gene encoding uncharacterized protein, which translates to MFMQEYLKSGHMSAIDEEGEQQLAYYMPHHAVVRETSKTTRVRVVFDASMKSESGLSFYEVQCVGPTLQDDLFSIVLRFRNYQFVMTAEISKIYRMIYVSPEQRQLQRIFWRQNATDDLKCYQLNTVTYGTASAPYLAVRCLTQLASKHEKGNPKASESIKRSFYMDGYLEGVDS; encoded by the coding sequence ATGTTTATGCAAGAGTACTTAAAATCGGGACATATGAGTGCGATTGATGAAGAAGGAGAGCAACAATTAGCTTACTATATGCCTCATCATGCAGTTGTTCGCGAAACAAGTAAAACTACACGTGTTCGAGTAGTATTTGATGCTTCAATGAAATCGGAATCCGGTCTGTCATTTTATGAGGTACAATGTGTGGGACCGACCTTGCAAGATGATCTTTTTTCAATAGTGCTCCGATTTCGAAACTATCAATTTGTTATGACTGCAGAAATATCAAAGATATATCGAATGATTTACGTATCTCCCGAACAACGTCAACTACAGAGAATATTTTGGAGACAAAACGCAACCGATGACTTAAAATGTTATCAGCTGAACACAGTGACGTACGGTACGGCTTCAGCTCCTTATTTAGCTGTACGCTGTCTAACACAATTAGCAAGTAAACATGAAAAGGGTAATCCTAAAGCGAGTGAATCGATAAAAAGGTCTTTCTATATGGATGGTTATTTAGAAGGAGTAGATAGTTAG
- the LOC140439855 gene encoding uncharacterized protein: MGELPATRITQYLPFINIGTDFAGPFLLKYRLTRGSKLIKSYVCIFVCLSTKAVHLEVTSDLTTACFLAAFRRFVSRRGKPSKVYSDNRKTYVGAKKELQSLNNFFKNQAISEEFNSYFTEQGIDWHFIPSRAPNFGGIWEAGVKSFNFHFKRVVGEAHLNLEEFHTVLVQVESMLNSRPLCPITSSPDQLNPLTPAHLLLGRSLVSLPDRDVS; the protein is encoded by the coding sequence ATGGGAGAATTACCAGCTACACGAATAACACAATATTTACCTTTCATTAATATAGGAACGGATTTCGCTGGTCCGTTTTTGTTAAAATATCGATTGACTAGAGGTTCTAAATTAATAAAAAGCTATGTATGTATATTTGTATGTTTGTCGACAAAGGCTGTGCACCTAGAGGTTACATCTGATCTAACCACTGCTTGTTTTCTAGCTGCTTTCAGACGATTTGTGAGCAGACGTGGAAAACCAAGTAAGGTTTATtcagataatagaaaaacataTGTAGGTGCAAAAAAGGAACTACAAAGTCTTAATAACTTTTTCAAAAATCAAGCGATATCGGAAGAATTCAATAGTTACTTCACCGAGCAAGGAATAGATTGGCATTTCATACCTTCCAGAGCGCCAAATTTCGGAGGGATCTGGGAAGCCGGGGTTAAGAGTTTTAACTTTCATTTTAAGAGGGTTGTGGGAGAAGCACATTTAAATCTAGAAGAATTTCATACAGTACTGGTTCAAGTCGAATCAATGCTTAATTCACGTCCTTTGTGCCCTATAACATCCTCTCCTGATCAGTTAAATCCTTTGACTCCCGCTCACCTTCTTCTGGGAAGAAGTCTAGTTTCGCTGCCAGACAGAGATGTCAGTTAG